In Deltaproteobacteria bacterium, the genomic stretch GTCGTCGGGCCCAAGCTCCAGCAGGCGGACATGGTGGTGCGGCTCTCGACCTGGGACCCCGAGGCGAACGTGACGCTGCACCTGGGCGATCCGGCGGACGGTGGGCGACGCTTCCTCACGTTCCAGATCGACGACGACTGCGCGCTCGCCGATCACAAGACGCCGCACGCGACCTTCGCGCAGAGCGCCGATTTCTTTCACCGATTCTGGTGCGGGTTCGAATCTCCGGGCATCGCCATCGTCAACGGCATGATCCGCGCGACGGGCAACTACCTGCGCGCGCTAGTGTTGTTTCCCGCGATCCGGCCGCTCTTTCGGACGTACCGCGAATCGTTGGAGGAATCGGGTTTCGCCCATCTGATTCTCGGAGATCACCGCTGATGCAGCGGATTATGCGCATTTGGAATCTTCTCGATTTCGGAGGATGAACATGATTGTCGGAGTGCCCAAGGAGATCAAATCGGACGAGAAACGCGTGGCGATGACGCCGCTCGGCGTGGCCACGATGGTGGCACGCGGCCACACGGTTTACGTGGAGCGATCGGCCGGCGTCGGCAGCCTCATCACGGACGAGGACTTCGAAAACGCGGGGGCGAAGATCCTGCCCACGGCGGCGGAGGTGTGGACGCGCTCCGAGATGATCGTGAAGGTCAAGGAACCGCTGCCCGCCGAGTTCGACTTCATGAAGGACAAGCTGATCTACACCTACCTGCACCTCGCGGCGGCGGAAGAACTCACGCACGCCATGCTGTCCTCGGGGTGCGTCGGCGTGGCGTACGAGACGATCGAACTCGCCGACGGATCGCTGCCGCTGCTCGCGCCGATGAGCGAGGTCGCGGGCAAGCTGGCCCCACAGGTCGGCGCGCAGTGCCTCGAGGCCGCGTACGGCGGCTCGGGCATCCTGCTCGCGGGCGTTTCGGGCGTCGCGCCGGCCAAGGTGGCCATCATCGGCGCGGGTGTCTCGGGTCAGTGCGCGTGCGAGATCGCGGTGGGCATGGGCGCGCAGGTCACGATTCTCGACATCAATCCCACGCGGCTGCGCTACATCCACGACATCCATCGCGGCAAGCTCATCACGCTCATGAGCAACAGCGGCAACATCGAAAAAGCCGTGCTCGAATCCGATCTCGTCATCGGCGCGGTGCTGATCCCCGGCGCCAAGGCGCCCAAGCTCGTCACGGGCGACATGATCCGCCGGATGAAGCCCGGCAGCGCGGTCGTGGACATCTCGGTCGATCAGGGCGGTTGCTTCGAGACGACGCACGCGACGACGCACAGCCATCCGACCTTCGTTGTCCACGATGTCGTACACTATTGCGTGGCAAACATGCCCGGCATCGTACCGCGCACGAGCACGTACGCGCTGACCAATGCGACGCTCAGCTACTCGCTGGAACTGGCCGACAAGGGCGTCGAGGCGGCCGTCGCGAACAACCTGCCGCTGCGCAAGGGCATCAACATCTACAAGGGCAAGGTGACCTATCGCGGCGTCGCCGAAGCCTGGGATCTTCCGTACACGCCGTACGAGGCGTGATTCTCATCGAAACGCAAACGAACGGGGCGCCTTGCGGCGCCCTGTTTTTTCGATCCGGGTCACGTGCTTACGGTTTCCCGGACGATCGGCGGATCTTCGGATTCAGCGGAACGACACGCTCTTCCACGTCGGCAGGAGCGAGTCGAAGCTCGACATCCCGCCGGTGAACACGGTCGTCTCCAGGATCTTCTCGCCCGTCTCGCGCTTGTAGACGCTGCCGGTGAGCGTGGTCCACGCGCGGACCTGATGCAGGTCGCGCAGGTTCTTCGTACCGCGGAAGTAGTAGTTCTTCTCGTCGTTGCCGAGGAACGTGAAGAAGTACTCCACGTCCTGCAACTGGTGGAGGCGGATGGTGCCGCGAACGACCGGTGCGCTCTCGGCAATGCCCGGCAGCGTCACGTAGCTGGTCTCGCCCATGCTCCACGTGAGAAAGTCGTCCTCGTTGGTCGGATCGAGGAATCCGGCCAAGTTGGCGACCGCCTCGGCGTGGAAGCCGAAGGAAACGGGCCTGTTCGTATCGACCCGGTGACTGTATTCTTCGGACGAGGACAGGGTTTCGACGAATCGGAAGGTGCCTTCTTTCAGGATTCCGAGCTTTTTCAGCAGGCCGAAATTCACGGCGTTCACGACGCTGACGTAGGTCGAAGCGGCCTTCGACAGCGGTCCGGATACGGCAGTCAGCATGACCAATCCTCCTTCAAACCCGCGGCGCGGGGCCGCTCGGGTGGAGCACGCTCGAACTGTAAGCTCGGGCACGGACGAATGCAAGGGGAATTTGACGCAACGTGTTAAATGTCACGAAAAAACCCGCGTGGGCAAAGGGAAAATTTGGAATTCGTTGAGAATTTGGTTGCGGCAGACCGCCCGGTACGTGGCGGTGTTTCTCTTGCTCGCGGTCGCTCATTCGGCATGCTCCTACGACGGGCCGGACGGCCACACCGATTGGTCGGTCTGGAGCGGTGACGCCCCGAGGCCCTCACTGGAGCTTATCGACGACGATGGCGAACTCGATGACGATCTTTGGCCCGACGACGATGGCGACGACACCGCGGACGACGATGGTGATGACACCGCGGACGACGACGCTTCCGACCCCGACCGTGACGGCGTTTCCACCCAAGACGAAACGACGGCCGGCACCGATCCCCGCGACCCCGCCAGCGCGCCCGCATGGCACCCGGAGTGGTCCGCATCGCCCCGCCTGATTCTCGACCGCGACGGATGGGAAGCGGTGCGTGAACGCTGGAACGAATCGGACGAGTTGACGACCGCGTTGCGCGACCGGATTCGCGCGACGGCGGGTGCCGCGCCGCTGGCGTATCCTGCCGATCCCTACGATCCGGGGGTTTTGGAAGCGAACGCGCAACGGGCGAAGGCTCGCGCGGCGGCGGCCTTGCTCGACGACGACCCCGTACTAGCCCTCGAAGCCGCCCGCATCTGTGCCGAGGCGTATTCGGACATGCGCGCCGTGGAGCTGATCGACTACGACAAGGGGACGATCCAAGGCGGACAGGCGCTGGCGACGCTGGCCCAAACGTGGGACCTTCTGGAGGGATTCGGACTCGCGTCGCCGACATGGCGCGATCACTGCCGTGACGCGATCGATCAGATCGCCGCGGATCTGTGGGACTACTACGTCGATTCGTGGCCGGTGATCCTGCGTCTCACGCAAAACAACCACAACATCAAGCTCGCCTCGGGGTTTGGAATGGCGGGATTCGTGCTGAACGACGGACCCGAAGCGGCGCGCTACGTCAATCACGCGTTGACGCAGGCGACCTACTATCTGCTCGACCGGCAGAACTGCGTCGGTGGGTGTCAGGCCGAGGGGCCGAACTATCTCGACTACACGATGCTCACCTTCTGGCCGTTTGCGATCGCGTACCACAACTTCGCACGGGGCGAGGCTTATCCGTATCACGAGACGTGCGCCACGAGGCTCGAGCACCTATGCCGCGACGAAATCCTCGATATCGCGGACCCCATGGAAGACCCGCGTCTCGCCGAGATTCTGCGCTGGCGGCAGCAGGTGACGATGCCGACGGGGTGGGCCGCGCCGTTCGACGATTCCAATCACGCGTGCGGATACCACGGGCTCGCGGCGGCGCTGACGGATGATCCGCTCTCGGCGTACCTGTTCGAGAACTCGCCCGAGTGCCGCCACGCGTCGGGCGGGCTCGAGGCGGAATTGTTGGCGTTTGCCGATGCGATTCCGGTTGCCCAGACGCCGACATCGCCATCGATTTGCCTGCCGGAAGCGGGGCAAGCCGTGCTGCGAACCGGATGGGGTGCGGACGACGCATTCGCCCTGGTGCAGGGCGAGCACGGCCGCGCGCGCGTGCATGGCTTCGGCCACGAGCAGACGGACGCGACGAGCTTCATCTGGCACGCGCTCGGCGAGACCTTTGCGATGGACTCGGGCTACATCGGGTTTCGCGATCGCGACCTCGTCGCGCACGCGGCGAATCACAACGTGATTCTGGTGGACGGCGTCGGCGCGCCGGAGGGTGTGCGCGGCGTTGGCGTGGATGTCGATGCGTTCCTCGACGGATTCGTCGACGCACCCGCGATCCGACAGGTCCGCGTGCGTGCACGATATCGCGAAACGGACTTCGAGCGACGCGTCGGGCTCGCCCCGGGCGCGTTCTTCTACGTCCTCGATCGCATCACGGCGAATTCCGCGCGGACGTTCACGTGGCTTTTTCACACGAATGCGGGGCCGGAGACGGACGGCGTCTTCGTGTCCACGCCCGACGGCGCGCGCATCGTTCGACCGCTCGCGATGATGGACGTGCACGTGGCGGCATCGCCCGTTTCGCCGACTCTGCAGGTCGGGGAATCCGTTCACGGGTTCGGTCACGGCGACATCGCGAACCACGCGGTGCTCGAAGCGATCGTGTCGGGAACAACTCCGCTCATCGGCGCGATCGGAGCATTTTCCCCGGCAGGCGGGGACGAGGCGGTGGTGACGACGCTCGACGGCGATCCGAATCAGGTCGCGTTCGTCGTCGTGTCGGGCGTCACGCGACACGTGCTGGGTTTCGCGCGAGAGGGATCGATGATCGATCTGCCCGCGAGCTTTACCGGCGCGGCGCGCGTGACGAGCGACGCCGATGTCGTTTACGTGCGTTGGTCGGACGGCGGGGGCCCGGACGTGACGTGGCGCGACGGCGGGAGTTTCGTCACGATCGACTAGCGATCCGATTCCAGCACTTTCACGATGATGTTGGTTGTGGAGCGTCCCTCGACCGGCGGCACCCGCTCGACGCGCCCGCCCGCGGCCTCGACCGTGTCGCGGCCGACGATCGCGTGCTCGGCCCAGTCGCCGCCTTTGACGAGGACATCCGGCACCACCGCGCGGATCAGGTCGCCGGGGTCCGCCTCCGGGAATATCACCACATAGTCCACGCACGCCAGCGCGGCCAGCACCTCGGCGCGCTCATGCTCCGGAACGATCGGTCGTCCCGGCCCCTTGAGCCCGCGCACTCCGGCATCGGCGTTGATCGCCACGACGAGGGCATCGCCGCGCGAGCGCGCGAATTCGAGCGTGCGAATGTGCCCCGAGTGCAGCAGGTCGAAACACCCATTCGTGAAGGCGAGCTTTCGTCCTTTGCTGCGCAGACGTTGCCGCACTTCGACCAGGGCTTCGCGGGTGAGGATCTTCGACGTGGCGGGTCGCGGCGCGTTCATGCTCATTTCCGTGAATTACTGCGTCTGGTAGATGGCGAAAATGATGCGACGGTTCTCGGACGGCGGCGCGCCTTCGATCGGCCGATCGCCGCCGAAACCGATCGCGATGACGCGCCCCGCGTCGATCCCGGCGTCGATCAGCGCGCGGGCGACCGCGTCGGCCTGCGTCTGGGTGAGCTGCCGGTCGCGCTCGGCATTGCCGGAAGTCTCGACATGCGCTTCGACGCGAACGCCGAGCTCCGGGTTCGCCACCAGTTGCACAGCGAACTCCTGTATCGCGCGGCGGTCGTTCGGGGAAAGCTTGTTCGACCGCGGCGCGAAATGAACCTCCGGCGGCACCAAAATCTTGAAGATGCGCGGCTGAATGTCCGGGCATCCGTCGTCGTCGAGAAATCCGTTCGGCGTTTCCGCGCCGTTTGGACACTTGTCGAGGGCGTCGGGAAAACCGTCGCCGTCGTTATCGGGGTCGGGGCAACCGTCGTTGTCCTGCCACCCGTCGAGGTCTTCCTTCAGGGCGGGGCACTGGTCGAGGGCGTCGGGAACACCGTCCTGATCGTTGTCCAGATCGGGGCATCCGTCGCGGTCGTTGTGGCTGTCGAAGTCCTCGGGGCTGTCGGGGCAGCCGTCCTCCTTGTCCAGGAGTCCGTCGCCGTCGTTGTCGTAGTCCGGCACGCCGTCGGAATCGTCCCAACCGTCGTAGTCCTCGGCGCGGTACGGGTCTCCGTCATTCGGATCGGCGATCCGGTCCCCGTCGAGGTCGCTCCGGCAATCCGCACTGTTCTCGATCGCGGCGGTCGAATTTTCCCTGGCGCGGGCGAGGTGCTCTTCGGCGATGCCGATCCGCCCCCTGGCCGCCTCGTCGCGGGCGAAGTCGAGGTAAGCCTCCGCCGACGCGAACTCCCGCGGCGAGCACCATTTTGCTCCGCGCTCACGGGCGAGATCCACTCGCGTTCGCGCCGCGTCCAGCTCCGGTCCCAGGTTCTTGGCGCACGCCGCCGTCAGAAGCGCGAGCAGGAGGACGACCGGCAGCGGACGCGGGATTCGACCGTTCGCGTTCATCGCAGTTCGATCTTTCGGAATTTCTTGGCGTTCTTGTAGGCCTGTTCCGCGAATTCGTGCGCCCGGGCGAGATATTGGTCGCCGAGCGCCGCGCGACCCTCCCGGTACTCCCGATCGGCCTGCGCCAGATAGAGTTCCGCCGCGAAAAACTCGTAGGGTGATTTCTCCTGCGCCCCCGAATACTTGGCCGAAGCGAACAGCGAGCGGGTTTCGTCGATCGTGA encodes the following:
- the ald gene encoding alanine dehydrogenase, with the protein product MIVGVPKEIKSDEKRVAMTPLGVATMVARGHTVYVERSAGVGSLITDEDFENAGAKILPTAAEVWTRSEMIVKVKEPLPAEFDFMKDKLIYTYLHLAAAEELTHAMLSSGCVGVAYETIELADGSLPLLAPMSEVAGKLAPQVGAQCLEAAYGGSGILLAGVSGVAPAKVAIIGAGVSGQCACEIAVGMGAQVTILDINPTRLRYIHDIHRGKLITLMSNSGNIEKAVLESDLVIGAVLIPGAKAPKLVTGDMIRRMKPGSAVVDISVDQGGCFETTHATTHSHPTFVVHDVVHYCVANMPGIVPRTSTYALTNATLSYSLELADKGVEAAVANNLPLRKGINIYKGKVTYRGVAEAWDLPYTPYEA
- a CDS encoding heparinase II/III family protein, producing the protein MRIWLRQTARYVAVFLLLAVAHSACSYDGPDGHTDWSVWSGDAPRPSLELIDDDGELDDDLWPDDDGDDTADDDGDDTADDDASDPDRDGVSTQDETTAGTDPRDPASAPAWHPEWSASPRLILDRDGWEAVRERWNESDELTTALRDRIRATAGAAPLAYPADPYDPGVLEANAQRAKARAAAALLDDDPVLALEAARICAEAYSDMRAVELIDYDKGTIQGGQALATLAQTWDLLEGFGLASPTWRDHCRDAIDQIAADLWDYYVDSWPVILRLTQNNHNIKLASGFGMAGFVLNDGPEAARYVNHALTQATYYLLDRQNCVGGCQAEGPNYLDYTMLTFWPFAIAYHNFARGEAYPYHETCATRLEHLCRDEILDIADPMEDPRLAEILRWRQQVTMPTGWAAPFDDSNHACGYHGLAAALTDDPLSAYLFENSPECRHASGGLEAELLAFADAIPVAQTPTSPSICLPEAGQAVLRTGWGADDAFALVQGEHGRARVHGFGHEQTDATSFIWHALGETFAMDSGYIGFRDRDLVAHAANHNVILVDGVGAPEGVRGVGVDVDAFLDGFVDAPAIRQVRVRARYRETDFERRVGLAPGAFFYVLDRITANSARTFTWLFHTNAGPETDGVFVSTPDGARIVRPLAMMDVHVAASPVSPTLQVGESVHGFGHGDIANHAVLEAIVSGTTPLIGAIGAFSPAGGDEAVVTTLDGDPNQVAFVVVSGVTRHVLGFAREGSMIDLPASFTGAARVTSDADVVYVRWSDGGGPDVTWRDGGSFVTID
- a CDS encoding adenylyltransferase/cytidyltransferase family protein — encoded protein: MNAPRPATSKILTREALVEVRQRLRSKGRKLAFTNGCFDLLHSGHIRTLEFARSRGDALVVAINADAGVRGLKGPGRPIVPEHERAEVLAALACVDYVVIFPEADPGDLIRAVVPDVLVKGGDWAEHAIVGRDTVEAAGGRVERVPPVEGRSTTNIIVKVLESDR
- a CDS encoding OmpA family protein — encoded protein: MNANGRIPRPLPVVLLLALLTAACAKNLGPELDAARTRVDLARERGAKWCSPREFASAEAYLDFARDEAARGRIGIAEEHLARARENSTAAIENSADCRSDLDGDRIADPNDGDPYRAEDYDGWDDSDGVPDYDNDGDGLLDKEDGCPDSPEDFDSHNDRDGCPDLDNDQDGVPDALDQCPALKEDLDGWQDNDGCPDPDNDGDGFPDALDKCPNGAETPNGFLDDDGCPDIQPRIFKILVPPEVHFAPRSNKLSPNDRRAIQEFAVQLVANPELGVRVEAHVETSGNAERDRQLTQTQADAVARALIDAGIDAGRVIAIGFGGDRPIEGAPPSENRRIIFAIYQTQ
- a CDS encoding DUF4398 domain-containing protein, whose product is MKVPVRWRALCTGVLALLCAHCAVVPGRSPVTIDETRSLFASAKYSGAQEKSPYEFFAAELYLAQADREYREGRAALGDQYLARAHEFAEQAYKNAKKFRKIELR